The Filimonas lacunae genomic sequence CGTTAGTACCGGTACTATACTGCACATAAATACCACCACCACTATTTCCTCCTGTATTGCCTTTTATCTGTACGCCATTGGCAGTAATAGGGCCACCGGTTTGTGAAAAAATACCACCACCATAGCTGTATGCACTATTATTCTGAATCAATGAATTGGTTATTGTAAGCGGGCTTCCCTGATTAAGATAAATACCCGCTCCAAAGCTTGCAGCACATTGCTGAATGGTACAATTGGTTAAAGTAACTGTGTCATTACCGTATACTCCTATTCCTCCGCCAAATTGACCGGCTGTATTACTAGCGATGTACGAATTTTCAAAGGTTACATTGCTACTGAACAGAGCTCCTACGCCCCCACCATAACTACTTGCGTAGTTGTTGGCAACCACCATGTTGCTAAACTTAACCGAAGCCCCATTCAAAAGATGAATACCACCTCCATGTATGCTACTTACATTGTCGCCCTGATCTCCAACCGTAGTACTTCCACTGGCAGAGCCTTCCTGAACAGTAAAGCCATCTACTACCAACGGATCGCTACCGAGCGATCTGTTCCCGAACAGGACGTGGTATACATAATTATAACTTCCAAGATTACCACTTAAAACAGTAGTATTAGAAGAAGTCAGATCCCGTGTTCCCGTACTGCTTTCCGTGCCAGCAAAGTGACCGTATAGTTTTACATTGGGCACCAGGATAAATGATTTGAAATTGTCGACAGAAGAACTACCGCCTATCTTAGTTGTAGGGGTATAGGTACCCGCGGCCACCCATATTTCCTTCACTAAGCCGGGAGTAGTAGCGTTCACCAGCCGGGCGCCTTCCAAAGCGGGGCCCAGTTCGGCTATGGCGTTACCCCAGCTACTGCCGGATAAATTGCCGGATCCGCCCTTTTTTACATACAGTACGCCATTGGCATCGGGCGTTTGAGCAAAACCGGCGGTGATAAATACACTTGATAATATATAGAGTAATAAATGTTTCATTTGTAACAGCTTGGGTTATCAATTAAAAGGGCTGGGAACAAGACAACGCCTGTTCTTAATAATTCACCACACCGCTTCCGGCGCTGGTGGGATTATGTACTTTGCCCATTTTCCACACAAACGATAATTCCAGGCTTTGCACGTTGGCGTAATTCTTCACCCCGGATTGCACAAAATCGTAGGTAAAACCACCTAACCAACGCTTAGCTTCCAGTCCGAAATAAGGATAAAAGGCGTCTCCAAAACGCTCCCATGCCCCCAGGTTTACACTACGCAGCAACTCATCGCCCACACTTATTTTATATACACCACCTAAGGTGTAAATGCTGTTACCGCCCTGCATTTCGCCCAGTACGCTGATATGAATGGAATTATTCACCCCTGTTTTAAACCAGCCGCCCGCCTGCAAAGTGGTTTTGCGTGGCACGTTATACGTAGTGTTTTCATACACCCCTTCTTTGGGTTTGGCTGCATGAAACAAAGCTGCTCCGGCATTCAAACCATAGGTTTCGGTAGTATACCGGTAGGTAATACCCGCGCTTACATCCACATAATTGTTTTTGGCAATGGCAATGGCATCGTTTGCCGGTATATCGCGCTGGAAGCCCATGCTGCCCAGTTGCGATTGAAACTTAAACCGGGTAGGATCGAGTATGCGGTTGGCATAAGTGCCCGTGAGCCCCGCTCCTATGGTGTGACGGCCTGCTTTATCCAACGTGATATGATAAGCGGCCGTTAAAGAGAAATAGTTATTTTTTAAAATACCGCCGTTACTCTGATCGCTGATGACCATACCACCCAGGCCCCAATAGTTGCCTGCGTTGTCAGCAGAACCCAGCCTTTTTTCCAAAGCGGCAGTTACCGTGTAATATGGCTTAATAGATTCGCCCCACCACTGTGAGCGCATGTTAATACCACCCCGCCAGTCCTCTATACCCTGACCTGCTAATGCCGGGTTTAGTGACATAGGAGAAGTAAAATACTGTGAAAAGTGTGGGTCTTGCGCCATCAGGGCTGAGCTGAGGAGAAGGGTGCACCACAAAAGCCTGAACTTTCGTTGTTTCATTGAGTTGTACATTTTTTAAAAGCAGAATCAAGTTGAATTAGGGTGGTGCAACTCACAGGCAAAGCGGCGCAATTTAATGCATATAGGCGTACTTTTCGAATGACTACAGGAAAATACCTGTTTTCCGGTATAAAAAGCTAAGCCTCCTCCTTTCTTACAATCCTTCCGGAAATGGTTAGTGTATATAAAAAAGAAGCTGTTTCCTTTTTGATTAGGAAACAGCTTCTTTTATCCTTACATCATTCAAACTATCGGAGCAACGTAACAGAACCTTGCCTGTGGAAGACATTACCATTGGCATCCACAGCTTCTGCCGCCCACACATAGGTAGCCAGCGGTTGCAGTTCGCCATTCACACGGCCATCCCATCCCTGTGCAGGATCAGATGATTCAAATACCTTTTTACCCCAGCGATTAAATACGCGGAAAAAACGCAATTGGATATTACCCCGCAGGTTGGCAAGTAACAGATCGTTTTGTCCATCGCCGTTAGGAGTAAACACATTGGGAACTAATACATCATTGGCAATAAAAGCAGTTACCAGCAAAGTATCAACTGTAACACAACCAGACGGGAAATCCATTTGTATGGAGTATTCCTGGTTTTCCTTCACTGTAACTACAGGATTGTAAATAGCTGTGTTAGACAAGCCAGTACCTGGCAACCAGGTATAGCTGGCATTGGTGAAAGAACGTGCAGCCAACTGTGTAGGCAAGTAAGCAGTGGTGTTTACCGTTGCCAAACGTACAGGAGCAACAGAAGCTTCTATAGCTATGTTTTTAGTAACCGTAGTTGCCAATACAGGACATGCTGTTGGTATTATTGTTAAGGCGGCAGTATAATTACCTGCCGCAGCATAAGTAAACTGTGTATTAGCGGCTGTGCTGGTTTGCCCATCACCACTATTCCACGTGTAGGTTACCGTTCCGCTGGTGCTCGCATCCGATGCATTGGTAAAGGCAACCGGTGTACCCGCACACCAGGTATCAAAGCTGAACGCTGGTGAGGGAGCCAGTAAACGGATAAGGGTAATGCTGTTGGTTGCGCTGTTTACACAACCGTACATGTCTGTGATTTTTGCGGTATAAGAACCCGTTTTTGCAGCATCCAGCTGAGCAGTAGATTGACCCGTAATTACTAAATTATCCAGATACCATTCGTAAGTGTAATTACCCGAGGCGGTTAATGTCAGTGTATCGTTGCTTCCACACAGTACCGTACCTTCTACGGCACTGATAGTGCTTACCGGCAACGCATGAACCGTTAAGGTGCCATTGGCATAAGAAATAGTGTAGTTATCACCTGCAGCACCCGATGGCTCAATAGTGTAACCACCTGCTACCGACTGAGCATTGGCAATGCTGGCAGCGGTTGCTTCTGATACAAGCACGGCTTTGGTTTCATTATTTACAAAACCATTGTAACTGATGCGGAACACCGGGTTGGTGATACCATAACAGCGGGCGGTATCATTGGCGGTTGCCATCAAAGCGGCTTTGTTTACTGTAAGCTTACCATTTGTATAGCTGATACTATAGTTATCTGCGTTTAAACCGGAAGGAATGATGGCATAGTCGCCACTGTTTACAGATCCCTGTGCCGAACCGCCGTAGCTGACAGTACCGGTTAACACAGTAGCGTCTTCGTTATTTACAAAACCAGAATAGGTTACTCCATTGCCATTGTTAAAGGTAAGGCCATCGTAAGTTTTTACCGTATCGCGGGCAGTTACCTCTAAAACCGCCTTATTGATAGTAAGCGTACCATCAGCATAAACGATGCTATAGTTTTCAGCCACCAGTCCACCGGGCACAATCGTATATGTGTTTACGTTGGTAGCACCTTGTGATGTGCCGGTGTAAGTAACTGCGCCGGTTAAAGCGGCGGTAGAGTCTTCATTGTTTACAAAACCACTGTAGCTAACACCGTTGCCGTTGCTGAATGTCACTCCATCATATACTTTAGTACTGTCTTTAGCTGTAACAGTTAAAGCAGCTTTGCCCACGGTTAAAGTACCTTTTGCATAAGTGATAGCATAGTTGGCGGCTGATAATCCACCGGGTATGATATCGTAGCTGTTTACGTTAATGGCTCCCTGCGAGTTACCGTTATAGAATACCGCTCCGGTTAAAGCAGCAGTGGAATCTTCGCTATGTACAAAACCACTGTAGACAAGGCCGTTGCCACCAGCAAACGCATTACCATCGTATACTTTGGCAGAATCGGTTGCGGTGATGGTTAAAGCAGCTTTATCAATGGTTAAAGTATCGTTGACATAGCTGATATCGTAGTTACCCGAAGTATAGCCACCCGGTGTAATGACATATTTTCCAGCATTTACGGCATTTTGAGAAGTACCGGAATAACTTAAAGTGCCCCCTAATACAGAGGCATTATCGCCTGTGGCAAAACCGGTATAGTTTACTCCATTACCACCGGTAAAGGCTGTGCCATCATATGTTTTAGTAGAATCTTTAGCAGTAACGGTTAATCCTGCTTTGTTAATATCCAGGCTGCCACTATGATAAGTGATGCTATAGTTGGCGGCAGTTAAACCAGCAGGGATAATGGTATAATTACCACTATTTACAGCACCTTGTGAAGTGCCACTGTAGGTTACTGCACCGGCTAAAGCGGCAGCAGAATCTTCATTATTTACAAAACCACTGTAGGTAACGCCATTACCATTGCTAAATGCAGCGCCATTATACGTTTTTACCGAATCACGGGCGGTAACGTCCAATGGTGCCTTGGTAATAGAAAGCGCTCCATTAGCAAAGGTGATGGTATAGTTATTGGCCACCAATCCACCAGGAATAATGGTATATGTGTTTACGTTTTTAGACCCTTGTGAAGTACCAGCGTAAGTAATCGCACCGGTTAAAGCAGCAGTAGAATCTTCATTATTTACAAAACCACTGTAGCTAACACCATTCCCATTGCTAAAGGCCAGGCCATCATACACTTTAGTGCTGTCTTTGGCTGTAATAGTTAAAGCAGCTTTGCCCACGGTTAAAGTACCTTTTGCATAAGTGATAGCATAATTGGTAGCAGACAATCCACCCGGTATAATGTCGTAGCTGCCAGCATTGATGGCTCCCTGCGAATTACCGGTATAGGTTACCAGGCCTTTTAATACCTGTGTAGAATCTTCGCTATTTACAAAGCCTGTGTAAGCAAGGCCATTGCCACCGGTAAAAGCGCCCCCATCATAGGTTTTGATAAAATCATTAGCAGTGACTGTTAAGGGGGCTTTTGTAATAGTAAGATTATTACTATAAAAAGTAATGTTATAATTGGCAGCAGTCAATCCTGAAGGTGTAAGGGAATATGGTCCATAATTAATAGCCCCTTGCGAAGTGCCGCTGTATATTAACGCCCCGGTTAAAGCAGCTGTGGAATCTTCATTGTTCACGAATCCACTATAGGTTACACCGTTGCCACCACTGAAGGCAATACCGTCATAAGTTTTTACCAGAGAACTGGCAGTAATGCTCAACGCCGCCTTGTTGACAGTAAGCATTCCTGACTGGTAGGTGATAGTATAATTCTGTGCTGTTAAATTACCTGGCGTAATAACATATGTGCCTGCATTTTTAGCACCTTGCGCCGATCCGGTATATGTTACTGTACCAGCTAGTGCCTGTGTAGCATCTTCATTATTGACAAACCCGTTATAAGTAATCCCATTCCCTCCGCTGAAAGTGGCACCACTATATACAAAGGCAGTATCTACGGCGGTAACCGTTAAAGCCGCTTTGTTAACAGTAACTGTAAAAGTAGCATTGGTAGCCGCTGCATATGTGGCATTACCTGCCTGGCTGGCTGTAATGGTTGCTACGCCTGCCTTTTTAATAGTGAGTTTAGATTTATTACCATCAGCAGCATCTATAAATGGTTGCACAATGCTGTTATCAGAAGATTGCAGCGTTACCGCCAGTCCTGACGAAGCAAAAGCCACTGGCGCAAAAGCAGTATCACCATAGGTTTTTACAGTATCCGCTACCGTAATGTATTGTCCTGGCAGACCCTGGTGTTCCAATGCTCCCAAATCAATGTTACCACCCGATGCATAATTATATATGCGTGCATTTCCTGCCAGGTCGATAGTTGCAGCATCTACACCGGCATACAAGGCATTGCTGCCTTTATTCATTACAGGACTTATACTTTGCAATGCATAATTACCCGCAGTAGAAGGTGCATTAGCATATGGGGCGGGTGTAACAAATAAGGGGTCTGTTGCACCATCTATAATATTATTAGCAGCATCTGCATTTATTCCCTGCACCAGGCTATAAACAACAGTGTTGGGATCAGAACCGCCTGTGCTGATAATACCATGACTATTACCATACACAATACTATTTGTTACAGCAATGTTGGCTGATTGCGTATAAATAACGCCATTAAAGCTGGAGTTGCCGCTGATTACCGAATTGAGAAAAGAAACAGTATTACCCGTGTTACTGGCTATAACTGCAGCACCTCCGTTAACGTCGGCCTTATTACCCGTAATCTGTACGTTTTTAAATACAGGAGCAACAGAGGATGTCAGATACATGGCACCGCCATTCACTAAAGCACGGTTGCCACTAAATATCACCCTGTCAAAAACAGAGTTATTGCCGGAATGCACGAAAATGGCGCCGCCATAGTTGGCAGTATTATTTTTAAATACCACATCCTGAATGGAAGAATTGACTCCCAGGTATAACATAAGCGCCCCTCCATTGGTGGCTGTGTTGGATATAAATTCAATATTGGCCAATACCGGAGAAGTTGATACCAATTGCATTGCACCACCATAAGCTCCGAGTAACCCAGTACCATTTACTGTTAAGTTCCCATACCTGTTGGCATTTCCTTCAGTAATAGTAAAACCAT encodes the following:
- a CDS encoding PorP/SprF family type IX secretion system membrane protein, translating into MKQRKFRLLWCTLLLSSALMAQDPHFSQYFTSPMSLNPALAGQGIEDWRGGINMRSQWWGESIKPYYTVTAALEKRLGSADNAGNYWGLGGMVISDQSNGGILKNNYFSLTAAYHITLDKAGRHTIGAGLTGTYANRILDPTRFKFQSQLGSMGFQRDIPANDAIAIAKNNYVDVSAGITYRYTTETYGLNAGAALFHAAKPKEGVYENTTYNVPRKTTLQAGGWFKTGVNNSIHISVLGEMQGGNSIYTLGGVYKISVGDELLRSVNLGAWERFGDAFYPYFGLEAKRWLGGFTYDFVQSGVKNYANVQSLELSFVWKMGKVHNPTSAGSGVVNY
- a CDS encoding MBG domain-containing protein, which translates into the protein MKNFIYIVVFCFAFLQVSYSQTPDVNGILYVKKGVGGNGSSWGNALSELADALKAAKDATAGTVKQIWVAGGTYYPLYAADFASTDNRDKAFVLVKDVKLYGGFTGTETSLTNRSLSLTSNKTILSGDFGTADDYTDNAYHVLIASGDMGTAVVDGVTIMKGCTTTGSETNTLTINGNAVMRIAGGGFVFHASSPAISNVIICGNKATAGAGVYMGYSSNPSITNSIISGNTADISGTGNGGAMFAYSSSPVFTNVVLAGNNAAGWGGAFALSSATPLFYNSIIYGNGSSQPVWTISGSYTMQYSMLQGGAANATNHNMAGTNPYFVNAPSYSSAPFTNGDYSLQKYSPVIDMGSNSLYAGVSAFTTDLAGGVRVYNYASGGVIDMGAIEGRGINADGIIYVKKGATGAGDSWANAMGELGDALNDARDINAVVAGKVKQIWVAGGTYYPQYTPVTSADSRDKTFLLLQDVKIYGGFAGSETSLANRNLSLTGNKSILSGDLGTPNSNTDNVYHVVAMVSAAGSAELNGFTITEGNANRYGNLTVNGTGLLGAYGGAMQLVSTSPVLANIEFISNTATNGGALMLYLGVNSSIQDVVFKNNTANYGGAIFVHSGNNSVFDRVIFSGNRALVNGGAMYLTSSVAPVFKNVQITGNKADVNGGAAVIASNTGNTVSFLNSVISGNSSFNGVIYTQSANIAVTNSIVYGNSHGIISTGGSDPNTVVYSLVQGINADAANNIIDGATDPLFVTPAPYANAPSTAGNYALQSISPVMNKGSNALYAGVDAATIDLAGNARIYNYASGGNIDLGALEHQGLPGQYITVADTVKTYGDTAFAPVAFASSGLAVTLQSSDNSIVQPFIDAADGNKSKLTIKKAGVATITASQAGNATYAAATNATFTVTVNKAALTVTAVDTAFVYSGATFSGGNGITYNGFVNNEDATQALAGTVTYTGSAQGAKNAGTYVITPGNLTAQNYTITYQSGMLTVNKAALSITASSLVKTYDGIAFSGGNGVTYSGFVNNEDSTAALTGALIYSGTSQGAINYGPYSLTPSGLTAANYNITFYSNNLTITKAPLTVTANDFIKTYDGGAFTGGNGLAYTGFVNSEDSTQVLKGLVTYTGNSQGAINAGSYDIIPGGLSATNYAITYAKGTLTVGKAALTITAKDSTKVYDGLAFSNGNGVSYSGFVNNEDSTAALTGAITYAGTSQGSKNVNTYTIIPGGLVANNYTITFANGALSITKAPLDVTARDSVKTYNGAAFSNGNGVTYSGFVNNEDSAAALAGAVTYSGTSQGAVNSGNYTIIPAGLTAANYSITYHSGSLDINKAGLTVTAKDSTKTYDGTAFTGGNGVNYTGFATGDNASVLGGTLSYSGTSQNAVNAGKYVITPGGYTSGNYDISYVNDTLTIDKAALTITATDSAKVYDGNAFAGGNGLVYSGFVHSEDSTAALTGAVFYNGNSQGAINVNSYDIIPGGLSAANYAITYAKGTLTVGKAALTVTAKDSTKVYDGVTFSNGNGVSYSGFVNNEDSTAALTGAVTYTGTSQGATNVNTYTIVPGGLVAENYSIVYADGTLTINKAVLEVTARDTVKTYDGLTFNNGNGVTYSGFVNNEDATVLTGTVSYGGSAQGSVNSGDYAIIPSGLNADNYSISYTNGKLTVNKAALMATANDTARCYGITNPVFRISYNGFVNNETKAVLVSEATAASIANAQSVAGGYTIEPSGAAGDNYTISYANGTLTVHALPVSTISAVEGTVLCGSNDTLTLTASGNYTYEWYLDNLVITGQSTAQLDAAKTGSYTAKITDMYGCVNSATNSITLIRLLAPSPAFSFDTWCAGTPVAFTNASDASTSGTVTYTWNSGDGQTSTAANTQFTYAAAGNYTAALTIIPTACPVLATTVTKNIAIEASVAPVRLATVNTTAYLPTQLAARSFTNASYTWLPGTGLSNTAIYNPVVTVKENQEYSIQMDFPSGCVTVDTLLVTAFIANDVLVPNVFTPNGDGQNDLLLANLRGNIQLRFFRVFNRWGKKVFESSDPAQGWDGRVNGELQPLATYVWAAEAVDANGNVFHRQGSVTLLR